Proteins encoded in a region of the Raphanus sativus cultivar WK10039 chromosome 8, ASM80110v3, whole genome shotgun sequence genome:
- the LOC108819826 gene encoding glutathione hydrolase 1-like, translating into MNSRIAAIILLLIVFLQNAAAKKRQHSIVASNAAVATDHGECSEIGMNVLRQGGNAVDASVAVALCLGVVNPGSSGLGGGSFAVVKMASGKEIAYDFREVAPLQATEDMYSGNLELKKKGPLSVAVPGEIAGLFTAWKQLGKLPWKQLVYPAEKLAAEGYKISKYLYMQMNATRDDILADKAGLSELFASKGELKKPGTVVRNPELAFTLKQIAEHGPKVFYNGTVGVNLVSDIQKLGGILTLKDLHSYKVKVKKPLSNDILGYRVLGMPPPSSGGPSMVLILNILSQYGIPKGVAGPLGVHRLAEALKHAFAVRMNLGDPDFVDVTKVVSDMLSPKFAQELKKKINDNKTFDPKYYGGKWNEIHDHGTSHFSIIDKERNVVAMTTTINGYFGAIKLSPSTGIVLNNQMDDFSIPMKVQPDVPPPAPANFIRPGKRPLSSMSPTIVLKDGKVKAAVGASGGLYIIPGATQVFLNHFFLNMDPLSSVMAPRIFHQLIPNRISYEDWKTVYDDHFELPKETRDVLEKKGHVLTPIADGAISQLIVVESGGNSNGTSRLVAVSDPRKGGFPSGY; encoded by the exons ATGAATT CTCGAATAGCAGCTATCATTCTTCTTCTGATCGTGTTTCTTCAAAACGCTGCGGCTAAGAAAAGACAGCACAGTATTGTTGCGTCTAACGCTGCGGTTGCCACAGACCATGGAGAGTGTTCTGAAATCGGCATGAATGTACTTCGTCAAGGAGGGAACGCCGTTGATGCCTCTGTGGCCGTTGCTCTCTGTTTGGGagttgtgaatccagggtctagCGGTCTAGGCGGTGGATCGTTTGCAGTGGTTAAGATGGCTAGTGGTAAAGAAATTGCTTATGATTTTAGAGAGGTCGCTCCTCTACAAGCCACTGAG GATATGTATAGCGGTAATCTTGAACTAAAGAAGAAAGGACCCCTATCAGTAGCTGTTCCCGGGGAAATCGCGGGTTTATTCACTGCTTGGAAACAACTCGGAAAGTTACCGTGGAAGCAATTAGTGTATCCCGCAGAGAAACTGGCAGCTGAAGGATACAAGATTTCTAAGTACCTTTATATGCAGATGAACGCGACTAGAGATGATATTTTAGCAGACAAAGCTGGTCTCTCCGAGCTATTTGCTTCAAAAGGAGAGCTCAAAAAACCAGGGACAGTTGTTCGTAACCCAGAATTGGCTTTTACACTTAAGCAAATTGCTGAACATGGTCCAAAAGTATTTTACAATGGTACCGTTGGGGTTAACCTGGTGAGTGATATACAAAAATTGGGAGGGATATTGACTTTGAAAGATTTGCATAGTTACAAGGTTAAAGTTAAGAAACCATTATCTAACGATATTCTTGGGTACCGAGTACTTGGTATGCCTCCTCCTTCCTCTGGTGGCCCTTCAATGGTGCTT ATTTTGAATATTCTTTCCCAATATGGGATACCAAAGGGTGTTGCGGGACCGTTAGGTGTTCATCGACTAGCTGAGGCTCTAAAACATGCATTTGCGGTCAGAATGAACCTCGGGGATCCAGATTTTGTCGATGTTACTAAGGTTGTTTCGGATATGTTGTCTCCAAAGTTTGCACAAGAACTGAAGAAAAAGATTAACGATAACAAAACCTTTGATCCCAAATATTATGGTGGCAA ATGGAACGAGATACACGATCATGGGACGAGCCATTTCTCGATAATAGATAAGGAGAGAAATGTTGTAGCAATGACTACTACGATAAATGGTTACTTTGGGGCAATAAAGCTGTCTCCTAGCACAGGCATCGTTCTGAACAACCAAATGGACGACTTCTCAATCCCCATGAAAGTCCAACCAGATGTGCCGCCTCCAGCACCAGCTAACTTCATCCGTCCAGGGAAACGACCTTTGTCCTCAATGTCTCCCACCATTGTACTCAag GACGGTAAAGTGAAAGCTGCAGTTGGTGCAAGTGGAGGATTGTATATCATCCCTGGAGCAACACAAGTTTTCTTGAATCATTTTTTCCTCAACATGGATCCTCTCTCTTCCGTCATGGCTCCAAGAATCTTCCACCAg CTGATACCAAACAGGATTTCGTATGAAGATTGGAAGACAGTTTACGATGATCACTTCGAGCTTCCTAAAGAGACAAGAGACGTGTTGGAGAAGAAAGGTCATGTCTTAACGCCGATCGCTGATGGGGCGATTTCTCAGTTAATAGTTGTAGAATCCGGTGGAAATTCGAACGGAACGAGTAGACTTGTAGCAGTTAGTGATCCAAGAAAAGGAGGGTTCCCTTCAGGATATTAA
- the LOC130498309 gene encoding alanine--glyoxylate aminotransferase 2 homolog 1, mitochondrial: protein MSLQRQLLKRVFDRASSSSGIHRPATSFHRSDYSTSSPPQIPPFDYQPQPYNGPSADDVFKKRKKFLGPSLFHFYQKPLNIVEGKMQYLFDETGRRYLDAFAGIVTVSCGHCHPDILNAINEQSKLLQHATTIYLHHAIGDFAEALAAKMPGNLKVVYFVNSGSEANELAMMMARLYTGSLEMISLRNAYHGGSSNTIGLTALNTWKYPLPQGEIHHVVNPDPYRGVFGSDGSMYAKDVQDHIDYGTSGKVAGFIAETIQGVGGAVELAPGYLKSVYDIVRKAGGVCIADEVQTGFGRTGSHYWGFQTQDVVPDIVTMAKGIGNGLPLGAVVTTPEIASVLATKIQFNTFGGNPVCSAGGLAVLNVIDKERRQTHCAEVGSHLIQRLKDLQKRHDIIGDVRGRGLMVGIELVTDRKEKTPAKAETAVLFEQLRELGILVGKGGLHGNVFRIKPPMCFTKDDADFLVDAMDYSISKL, encoded by the exons ATGTCTTTACAGAGGCAACTTCTCAAGAGAGTCTTCGATAGAGCTTCAAGTTCCTCCGGGATCCATCGGCCTGCCACCTCCTTCCACCGCTCCGATTACTCCACCTCGTCTCCGCCGCAGATTCCCCCGTTCGATTACCAACCGCAGCCCTACAATGGTCCTTCCGCAGATGATGTCTTCAAGAAACGGAAGAAGTTTCTCGGACCTTCTCTTTTCCATTTCTACCAAAAGCCT CTCAACATCGTTGAAGGGAAGATGCAGTACTTGTTCGATGAAACCGGTAGGCGTTATCTGGACGCCTTTGCTGGAATAGTCACTGTCTCGTGCGGTCACTGCCATCCCGACATACTCAACGCTATTAACGAACAGAGCAAGCTTCTTCAGCACGCAACCACCATATACCTACATCACGCCATAGGAGATTTCGCCGAAGCATTAGCTGCCAAGATGCCTGGAAACCTAAAG GTTGTGTACTTTGTAAATTCTGGCTCAGAAGCTAATGAGTTAGCAATGATGATGGCTAGGCTTTATACTGGGAGCCTTGAGATGATTTCATTGAGAAATGCTTATCATGGTGGAAGTTCTAATACTATTGGATTAACAGCTCTTAACACATGGAAGTACCCTTTACCACAG GGGGAGATCCATCATGTTGTGAATCCAGATCCATACCGCGGAGTATTTGGTTCTGATGGTTCTATGTATGCTAAAGATGTCCAAGACCATATTGACTATGGTACTTCTGGAAAAGTGGCTGGATTTATTGCAGAGACCATCcag GGGGTGGGAGGAGCTGTAGAATTGGCTCCTGGTTACTTAAAGTCGGTTTATGACATTGTACGCAAAGCTGGTGGTGTATGCATAGCCGATGAAGTCCAAACTGGATTTGGCAGGACAGGAAGTCACTACTGGGGTTTTCAGACACAAGATGTAGTACCGGACATAGTCACAATGGCAAAG GGAATTGGAAATGGATTGCCATTAGGAGCTGTGGTGACTACACCAGAGATTGCGAGCGTTTTAGCTACAAAGATTCAGTTCAACACTTTTGGTGGAAACCCGGTGTGTTCAGCTGGTGGACTTGCTGTTCTAAACGTTATTGACAAGGAGAGACGCCAAACACATTGTGCTGAAGTTGGTTCGCACCTAATTCAACGTTTGAAAGATCTGCAGAAAAGACATGATA TTATTGGAGATGTGAGAGGGAGAGGATTAATGGTTGGGATAGAGCTTGTGACTGACCGGAAGGAGAAGACACCAGCCAAGGCTGAAACAGCTGTCTTGTTTGAGCAGCTTAGAG AACTTGGCATACTCGTTGGAAAGGGAGGGCTTCATGGGAATGTTTTCAGGATAAAACCACCAATGTGTTTCACCAAAGACGATGCAG ATTTCTTGGTAGATGCAATGGACTATTCCATCTCCAAATTGTGA